Proteins encoded within one genomic window of Bacteroidales bacterium:
- a CDS encoding 2-oxoacid:acceptor oxidoreductase family protein: METKVLNTNNLPFCKGCGHHGISQNTAKAIENMGLNILDVIFVTDIGCHGIIDKSLNAHTVHGLHGRSVALGAGVSMGLPENKKVIVFIGDGGATIGLQHILEAARLNVNLTVIIHNNFLYGMTGGQLSGLTPKGFNTVITPNGSPFGEHDICELVYTAGANYVSRVIGIGDFSETIQKALETPGFSLIEVMEICPSYGVKFNPKRKLQEIVEAANKPIKTWTNNRAPFSFPERKTVNNLFDKTPVIEKLNVEKNLTKQIQVVLSGSAGEGVQLAATILCKAAVKHGYNITQKGTYPVTVGVGFSVAEINISPNEIYFHGLSNPEYMIITSQDGYEYSKKTIQTLNKDALLFIDQSLPTPDTNAHIITMDFRGKGAKNAVLSALFSFAKKTNIISTETLKSILSEMNMLEKFPLAEIEKELA; this comes from the coding sequence ATGGAAACAAAAGTATTAAATACCAATAACTTACCTTTTTGTAAAGGTTGTGGTCATCATGGTATTTCGCAAAATACCGCCAAAGCCATAGAAAATATGGGGTTAAATATTTTAGATGTAATATTTGTTACTGATATTGGTTGTCATGGCATTATAGATAAATCGTTAAATGCTCATACTGTTCATGGTTTACACGGACGATCGGTTGCTTTAGGAGCTGGTGTGAGTATGGGATTACCTGAAAATAAGAAAGTGATTGTATTTATTGGCGACGGTGGAGCAACTATAGGGTTACAGCATATTTTAGAAGCCGCACGACTTAACGTTAACTTAACTGTTATTATTCATAACAATTTTCTTTATGGCATGACAGGCGGACAATTAAGCGGACTTACTCCCAAAGGCTTTAATACAGTAATTACTCCCAATGGTAGTCCTTTTGGTGAGCATGATATTTGTGAATTAGTATATACAGCTGGTGCAAATTATGTAAGCCGTGTTATTGGAATTGGTGATTTTAGTGAAACTATTCAAAAAGCCTTAGAAACACCAGGATTTTCACTTATTGAAGTAATGGAAATATGTCCAAGTTATGGGGTTAAATTTAATCCTAAACGCAAATTACAAGAAATTGTCGAAGCTGCCAATAAACCCATTAAAACATGGACCAATAATCGAGCACCTTTCAGCTTCCCCGAACGCAAAACCGTCAACAATCTTTTCGATAAAACTCCTGTTATCGAAAAATTAAATGTTGAAAAAAATCTTACAAAACAAATTCAAGTTGTATTAAGTGGTTCTGCCGGTGAGGGAGTTCAACTTGCTGCTACCATTTTATGTAAAGCCGCCGTAAAACATGGCTATAATATTACTCAAAAAGGAACCTATCCAGTAACTGTAGGAGTTGGTTTTAGTGTAGCTGAAATAAATATCTCACCCAATGAAATATATTTTCATGGATTAAGTAATCCTGAATATATGATCATTACTTCACAAGATGGCTACGAATACAGCAAAAAAACTATTCAAACATTAAATAAAGATGCTTTGTTATTTATTGACCAATCACTACCTACCCCTGATACCAATGCTCATATTATCACCATGGATTTTAGAGGCAAAGGAGCAAAAAATGCCGTTTTAAGTGCGTTATTCTCATTTGCTAAAAAAACAAATATCATTTCAACCGAAACATTAAAAAGCATTTTAAGCGAAATGAATATGCTCGAAAAATTTCCTCTAGCAGAAATTGAAAAAGAATTAGCATAA
- a CDS encoding C69 family dipeptidase has protein sequence MKKVILSFILLATSSLLSLACTNFLVTKGASTDGSTIISYNADSHVLYGELYFTPAATHKDGEMIDIYEWDTGKYLGKIKQIKQTFSVVGNMNEYQVIIGETTFGGREELIDTTGILDYGSLIYITLQRAKTAREAIKIMTDLVAEYGYYSSGESFSIADPNEVWILEMVGKGSPKKDAKGKINYSKGALWVAIQIPDGYVSAHANHARIMNFPFQKVNNFNDPKQTVFHSPDVISFARKAGYFNGEDKDFSFSDVYAPLNFGAARFCEARVWAMFNRVNKDMTKYEDYAMGHNLKNRMPLYIKADRKLSVLDVIALNRDYYQNTQMDMTKDMGAGPFGCIVRWRPLTWKVDGIEYFNERAVSTQQTGFAFVAQARSWLPNPIGGIFWFSVDDTYSNCYTPIYCGTTKVPESYAVGNGDMMTFSETSAFWIFNQVSNFAYTRYNVIIKDIQAVQSELENNYFNNVNNIDKQALELYKKDPKAGIDFITEYSVKTGNATVTRWKKLYQDLFVKYMDGNIKTKVPGQRNPKVEQPGYGEDWYRKIVKETGDKFKVVGSSGH, from the coding sequence ATGAAAAAAGTAATTCTAAGTTTTATTTTATTAGCAACATCTAGTTTGCTGTCATTGGCATGTACTAATTTTTTAGTTACCAAAGGTGCTTCTACCGATGGTTCAACTATTATTTCTTACAATGCTGATAGCCATGTTTTATATGGTGAATTATACTTTACTCCAGCTGCTACTCATAAAGATGGCGAAATGATTGATATTTACGAATGGGATACTGGCAAATACTTAGGAAAAATCAAACAAATCAAACAAACCTTCAGTGTAGTTGGTAATATGAACGAATATCAAGTTATCATTGGCGAAACAACCTTTGGAGGTCGAGAAGAATTAATTGACACTACCGGTATTTTAGATTATGGAAGCCTTATTTATATTACACTTCAGCGTGCAAAAACGGCCCGTGAAGCCATCAAAATAATGACTGATTTGGTAGCAGAATACGGCTACTACAGTAGTGGTGAATCTTTTTCAATAGCAGACCCTAATGAAGTTTGGATATTAGAAATGGTTGGCAAAGGTTCACCCAAAAAAGATGCAAAAGGTAAAATAAATTATAGTAAAGGAGCATTATGGGTGGCTATTCAAATTCCCGATGGCTATGTTTCTGCTCATGCCAATCACGCACGCATTATGAATTTCCCTTTTCAGAAAGTAAACAATTTTAACGACCCCAAACAAACTGTTTTTCATAGTCCAGATGTTATTTCTTTTGCACGTAAAGCTGGATATTTTAATGGCGAAGACAAAGACTTTAGTTTCAGCGACGTTTATGCTCCCCTTAATTTCGGAGCTGCTCGTTTTTGCGAAGCTCGCGTATGGGCTATGTTTAACAGAGTTAATAAGGATATGACAAAATACGAAGATTATGCTATGGGACATAATCTAAAAAATCGTATGCCATTATATATAAAAGCCGACCGTAAATTATCCGTTTTAGATGTTATTGCTTTAAATCGCGATTATTATCAAAACACGCAAATGGATATGACTAAAGACATGGGAGCAGGTCCTTTTGGTTGTATTGTTAGATGGCGTCCATTAACATGGAAAGTAGATGGAATTGAATATTTTAACGAACGTGCTGTTAGTACACAACAAACCGGTTTTGCTTTTGTTGCTCAAGCTCGTTCGTGGTTACCTAACCCTATTGGCGGTATATTTTGGTTTAGTGTAGATGATACCTATTCTAATTGCTATACTCCTATTTATTGTGGTACCACTAAAGTGCCTGAATCGTATGCCGTTGGTAATGGCGATATGATGACTTTTAGCGAAACAAGTGCTTTCTGGATTTTTAATCAGGTTTCAAATTTTGCATATACACGCTATAATGTAATAATAAAAGACATACAAGCTGTTCAAAGCGAATTAGAAAACAACTATTTTAACAATGTTAATAATATTGACAAACAAGCACTCGAACTTTATAAGAAAGATCCTAAAGCGGGCATCGATTTTATTACCGAATATTCTGTTAAAACAGGAAACGCTACGGTAACTCGCTGGAAAAAATTATATCAAGATTTATTTGTTAAATACATGGATGGAAATATCAAAACCAAAGTACCTGGTCAACGAAATCCTAAAGTAGAACAACCTGGATATGGTGAAGATTGGTATCGAAAAATTGTAAAAGAAACGGGCGATAAATTTAAAGTCGTTGGTAGCTCAGGACATTAA